A genome region from Desulfonatronum thiosulfatophilum includes the following:
- a CDS encoding dihydrolipoyl dehydrogenase family protein, translating to MAGSCDILVVGAGPGGYAAALEAAALGQDVVLVEKNLLGGTCLNWGCIPTKLFLGATQAIAEIRAQSRMRLGTGEFTVDMAALQKRKTSLLNATRQAMTKSLEAAGVRLIIGRAELHDPDHVLIRTADHTETRIRFHRLILALGSVPSWPALLKPDGKNVLTSYHVLDLQIIPESLAVIGAGAIGLEMAQFFQRMGSKITLVEAADRIAPSEDPEICTQLASILKRQGMDVRAGTAVTGLERGEDHVRIQLSGDQSLDARMALVAVGRKPNGRFPGLEKAGPANADEMTTMRTDIDLKLAERIYAVGDCNGRVLLAHAAEDQGRFAARHAAGKVDGPYAPGAIPFCMYGDPEVFRVGPTPAEAMRNGLQCSVSRAMLAANPVAQAAAAPHGLVKILWSGRKVIGISAVGHGVLHLVASATIMVDQGWTRSQVEQLIFAHPTLDETLKQALLAPQEDVQG from the coding sequence ATGGCTGGATCTTGCGATATTCTTGTGGTCGGCGCCGGGCCGGGCGGGTATGCCGCGGCATTGGAGGCCGCGGCACTTGGGCAGGACGTGGTGCTTGTGGAGAAGAACCTGCTGGGGGGAACCTGCTTGAACTGGGGGTGCATCCCCACGAAGCTTTTTCTTGGGGCCACCCAGGCCATTGCCGAAATCCGGGCCCAGTCCCGGATGCGGCTGGGTACCGGCGAATTTACCGTGGACATGGCCGCGTTGCAGAAGCGCAAGACGTCGCTGTTGAACGCCACCAGGCAGGCCATGACCAAGTCCCTGGAGGCCGCTGGTGTCCGGCTGATCATTGGGCGGGCCGAACTGCACGATCCGGATCACGTCCTGATCCGAACCGCCGACCATACGGAGACCCGAATCCGCTTTCACCGCCTGATCCTGGCCCTGGGATCCGTCCCCAGCTGGCCGGCGTTGTTGAAGCCGGACGGGAAAAACGTGCTCACGTCGTATCATGTCCTGGACCTGCAGATCATCCCGGAGTCCCTGGCCGTGATTGGAGCCGGGGCCATCGGCCTCGAGATGGCCCAGTTCTTTCAGCGCATGGGCTCCAAAATAACCCTGGTGGAGGCCGCGGATCGCATCGCGCCCTCGGAAGATCCGGAGATCTGTACGCAACTGGCCTCGATACTCAAGCGGCAGGGAATGGATGTCCGGGCCGGTACGGCCGTCACTGGTCTGGAGCGCGGGGAAGATCATGTCCGGATTCAGCTGAGTGGAGACCAGTCCCTGGATGCGCGCATGGCGCTCGTCGCTGTGGGTAGAAAGCCGAATGGACGTTTTCCGGGGCTGGAGAAGGCGGGGCCGGCGAATGCCGACGAGATGACAACGATGCGGACGGACATCGATCTGAAGCTTGCCGAGCGGATCTATGCCGTGGGCGACTGCAACGGCCGCGTTCTGCTGGCCCACGCCGCCGAGGACCAGGGACGTTTCGCGGCACGCCATGCCGCCGGCAAGGTTGATGGGCCGTATGCGCCGGGGGCGATCCCCTTTTGCATGTACGGCGATCCGGAAGTGTTTCGGGTCGGTCCGACACCGGCCGAGGCAATGCGAAACGGTTTGCAGTGCTCGGTATCCCGAGCCATGCTGGCCGCCAATCCCGTGGCCCAGGCCGCGGCAGCGCCCCATGGGTTGGTCAAAATTCTGTGGAGCGGCCGGAAGGTGATCGGAATCAGCGCCGTGGGTCACGGAGTGCTGCACCTGGTCGCCTCGGCCACGATCATGGTCGATCAGGGCTGGACAAGGAGCCAGGTCGAGCAACTGATCTTCGCCCACCCGACATTGGATGAGACACTGAAACAGGCCCTGCTTGCCCCGCAAGAAGATGTGCAAGGATAA